GAAATGGTTCCACGCCAGTCTAGATTTTCGAATTCATCATATACATTCTTATTGGTTACGAAGACAATCCAGTCTGAAGTACGAGCTAAGTCAAAAGTCGCATTTCCATACCAGCGATTGGCATCTCTGACGCCATTAGATTGTCCCCAGCGACCACCAATTTCAAATTCGAACAAATTGTCATTGTCCGATTTTTCCAGAAACAATCCGGTAGTGATATAATCCCGATCCGTATTCCCCGCCAGGAATGTCCCCCCGATCTCCATTCGCTTGGTCCAGATTTCGACATAATCCCAGCATTGATCACAGACACCTTCAATCTGATCAAAGTGGGAGTCATCTTCTAATTCAGGTACAGATTCTGGAGAAACACTTAAAGGGTCCGGCACCGGTACCTGGTCGATGAGTGAGGGAAGCGGCGGCAAGCTGGTGTTTTCATTATTGATCAGCAGTGCTTCTTCTGAAGACTCAGAGGCAGGTTCTGCATCAACCGAATTGTATTCCAACCGATCAACGAGACCTAATAAAATCGAACGTACCTGTCCATCTGAAAGACGGAACAGAATCTTTCCGTCTTCAAAACCGATGCTCTCTCCTGAAAAATCTTGACCGTCTTTCAGGTAGAGCGTTTCTGCAGCCATATTATCGCCCGCACAGGCAACTCCAGAACCACTTAAAGTTGTGATCAGAGAAACCAGCAGCAGACAGAGGAGATAGTTAATTTGGAAAAGGAGTCGGGAACGACCCATGAAATCATTCATGGTGAGAGATCAATCACAGTATTAAGAAATAGACAGAATCTTTGAAATGATAAGAACCAGATGTTAGGAGGGGCGATAATTCTAATTCTGGATTCGATTTACTGCAATGTGTTTATTTGTCTGTAATGACCACCGATTTAAGATAAAATCATAGACTAATCATTTCTGAAACGAAACACTTAACCCATTACCCATATTAACCTTACAAAACCAGTGCGGCTTTTCACCTCTACTTTTTTTCATTGATCTCCGTTATGTTTAACGGTGAGAACGAACACAACAGTTATCCCAGTTCTATCCCTTCAGATTCTGGCCAGTATCTTACCTGACCCGCACAACCGGACCTTTTCACTGTCTGTCACTCTCACCTTATCTCCTCCTGCCGGCTCTTCCGGCTCAGACTCAT
This genomic interval from Gimesia alba contains the following:
- a CDS encoding DUF481 domain-containing protein, whose protein sequence is MGRSRLLFQINYLLCLLLVSLITTLSGSGVACAGDNMAAETLYLKDGQDFSGESIGFEDGKILFRLSDGQVRSILLGLVDRLEYNSVDAEPASESSEEALLINNENTSLPPLPSLIDQVPVPDPLSVSPESVPELEDDSHFDQIEGVCDQCWDYVEIWTKRMEIGGTFLAGNTDRDYITTGLFLEKSDNDNLFEFEIGGRWGQSNGVRDANRWYGNATFDLARTSDWIVFVTNKNVYDEFENLDWRGTISSGLGYRFINEKDKRLIVRVGPGGTREIYNSPRLRRTTLDVFVEIEFRWPLSDHAQLEHKQTWTPSVDVAQILRVTTETGLLFKLDNKDRWNLKFGFLQVYNSFPNAGRKKSDYTGSVSLVYTRK